In Plasmodium falciparum 3D7 genome assembly, chromosome: 13, the following are encoded in one genomic region:
- a CDS encoding vacuolar fusion protein MON1, putative gives MEITCDNQNSNKNEKEKNIISSTYSNDKDKLIDSVYEERDIIQHNTNDDNSLMNDDIKFYDVNGIDDIKEDDENIFLFNEEEYCEQFLMRSDQNVSQYEEVYNSYTDDDLEKFFEDKENNDNCKNKNSVENKIHTLRTDNYNDDIVINKDDIKSSFENNTLIYKDSQSSYIDEKNNINGTFEITNSIKENNENENENENKNDDGTIYSKNEKKYFEENSSHIIEQFTLNEDCRDTKELSNEQHTILSLNSIETNNFIDNKPPCGDDQKEDSENIFFSEGEHENLTKGEEEKEGIDNEKYEQNEKYEQNEQNEESGNHKNNNINEIINTSQGEHNKENMNHMNTNQKYIVDNKNEVDYELSDKNIEKSNLIKSDLNNVEEHNNSQYINEKVKNNESNINNDLHIKDDIKNIEFDYDEDDEDLKSEKFNKKLDILNYFENNENQDNVNNSKFLLKKKKVNEDQTNTLWYKHKRHFFIFTFSGKPVFTRYGNEENLTSFFGTLLAILSKVETFNFNDINSDNNKSNKKTNGLSPKKNTLKYIISNNTKVVFLDKEVLYLVCISKVNESINYIMNILNYIYSQIISLLTKSIDKSFQIKPSFDIRYLLDGADLLMCNLISSCSKNLYSLLDGFEPLPLKPDYRNKVHNLISSFKINNVLLSFLIIDDKIIGLSLSKYTLNSMDIIILINMITSMKSFKNAESWTPICLPIYNPNLFLYAYINYIKKKICCVYICSHASSRDFFHLSRHTSMIESTLISTGCYDEIVKASNNAPFVLPQIPGIDIIHLCYYIPNLKQYYSSKISNDKIKRIFRVYQKCDDIMKDCKLPTQIYIESEYEKFYCIKTNLYHLYLSVPFYVIINDENINEILKVIATYHKEIFINNIKQITS, from the exons atggaaattaCATGTGATAATcaaaatagtaataaaaatgagaaagagaaaaatataatttcctCTACTTATTCAAATGATAAGGATAAATTAATAGATAGTGTATATGAAGAAAGGGATATAATACAacataatacaaatgatgataattctTTAATGAATGATGACATAAAGTTTTATGATGTTAATGGTATagatgatataaaagaagaCGATGAAAATATCTTCCTTTTTAATGAAGAAGAATATTGTGAACAATTTTTAATGAGAAGTGATCAAAATGTTTCACAATATGAAGAagtatataattcatatacaGATGATGATTTGGAGAAATTTTTTgaagataaagaaaataatgataattgtaaaaataaaaattcagtggaaaataaaatacatactTTACGAACAGATAactataatgatgatatagtaataaataaagatgataTTAAATCATCAtttgaaaataatacattaatttataaagatAGTCAATCATCTTAtattgatgaaaaaaataatattaatggtaCATTTGAAATAACCAATagtattaaagaaaataatgaaaatgaaaatgaaaatgaaaataaaaatgatgatggcactatatatagtaaaaatgaaaaaaaatattttgaagaAAATTCATCTCATATAATTGAACAGTTCACACTAAATGAAGATTGTAGAGATACCAAAGAATTAAGTAATGAACAACACACCATACTATCCTTAAATAGTATTGAAACGAATAATTTTATAGATAATAAACCACCTTGTGGTGATGATCAAAAAGAGGATAgcgaaaatatatttttcagtGAAGGAGAACATGAAAATCTAACAAAaggagaagaagaaaaagaaggaattgataatgaaaaatatgaacaaaatgaaaaatatgaacaaaatgaacaaaatgaagaaagtggaaaccataaaaataataacataaatgaaataataaatacatcaCAAGGAGAACataataaggaaaatatgAATCATATGAATACAAATCAGAAGTATATtgttgataataaaaatgaagtgGACTATGAATTaagtgataaaaatatagaaaagagtaatttaataaaatcagATTTAAATAATGTTGAGGAACATAATAATTCCcaatatattaatgaaaaagtaaaaaataatgaatccaatattaataatgatttacatataaaagatgatataaaaaatatcgaATTTGattatgatgaagatgatgaagatttGAAAAgtgaaaaatttaataagaaattagatattttaaattattttgaaaataatgaaaatcaagataatgtaaataattccaaatttttattaaaaaaaaaaaaagttaatgAAGATCAAACAAATACATTATGgtataaacataaaagacacttttttattttcacatTTTCTGGAAAACCTGTATTTACAAGATATggtaatgaagaaaatttaACAAGCTTTTTTGGAACCTTATTAGCTATTTTATCGAAAGTTGaaacatttaattttaatgatataaattctgataataataaatctaataaaaaaacaaatggattatctccaaaaaaaaataccctaaaatatattattagtaaTAATACGAAAGTCGTCTTTTTAGATAAAGAAGTTTTATATCTTGTTTGTATTTCTAAAGTAAATGAAagcattaattatataatgaatatcttgaattatatatattcacaaaTTATTTCCTTATTGACAAAAAGCATTGATAAATCATTTCAAATTAAACCTTCATTTGATATAAGATATTTATTAGATGGAGCAGATTTATTAATGTGTAATTTAATATCTTCATGttcaaaaaatttatattctttattagATGGATTTGAACCTCTACCTTTAAAACCAGATTATCGTAATAAAGTACATAATCTTATATCCTCTTTTAAAATCAATAATGTCTTACTctcatttttaattatagatgataaaattataggtttatcattatcaaaatatacattaaattctatggatataataatacttattAATATGATCACATCTATGAAGTCATTTAAAAATGCGGAATCATGGACCCCTATATGTTTACCGATTTACAATCCAAA cTTGTTCTTGTATGCttacataaattatattaagaaGAAGATATGTTGCGTTTATATTTGCTCACATGCTTCTTCTCGGGATTTTTTCCACCTTTCAAGGCATACATCCATGATTGAATCG ACACTAATAAGCACTGGCTGCTATGATGAAATAGTAAAGGCGTCAAACAATGCACCTTTTGTCTTACCACAAATTCCGGGAATAGATATTATACACTTATGTTATTACATTCCAAACttaaaacaatattataGTTCAAAAATTagtaatgataaaataaaacgtATATTCAGGGTATACCAAAAATGTGATGATATAATGAAGGATTGCAAATTACCTACACAGATTTATATAGAAAGTGAATATGAGAAATTTTATTGTATTAAAACGAATCtgtatcatttatatttatcagtTCCTTTCTATGTAATaattaatgatgaaaatataaatgaaattttAAAAGTTATTGCAACATATCATAAAGagatatttattaataatataaagcaAATAACATCttga